AAAGAACACTGCTTGTATCGTACTCTAAGGACATCGCAGTCTCGTAATACGTAAACTTCTATAGGCGCCAATTGGTTTTAATCGAGGCTAAACTTTGTGTGGATATGGCTCCACGTCGTATTTGCTCAACGTGCCTTGTAGCTTAAGTCTAAAAATTGCGGCAAGGAGAAGCCGATCGTTGGCGTATTCATAGCTTAACGATGAAGCCCAACTACGAAATCTTCCGCGCGAGTTTCATCTAGGGCGTCATGAAGCGCGTGAAGGCCAAGGGCGTGCCCGTGGTGGTTTACGAGCCCACGCTGGACGCGCCGGAGCTCTTCGGCTCCGAGGTCACGCACGACCTGGAGGCCTTCAAGGCCGGATGCGACGTGATCGTGGCCAACCGCTGGAGCGACGAGCTCGCGGACGTGGCGGACAAGGTCTACACGAGGGATCTGTTTAAGCGGGACTAGGGGAGAGGGGCCTATACTGAGCGAGACTTGACCTTAGAAGCGAACGACTGCTCCCGAGCGATGGTATTGGCTGGCGCCAATACCATCGTCCTCTTCTTATGGCGCTACATTCCTAGGATACGCATGGGAATGAAGTTGCCTATTATAATTTGACAAGATACACTACCGCCCATAGTAAAGCGGTCTGTCACGTACGGTTATCATTTGATTCGCTTGATCCAATACTCTTCGAATAATCTGATGTTCCATGCGTCATTTCTTTTGGTCCTAATCCAACCGCTTGTCGAAAATCTCCCGCCGAATGTATCGGCTTTAATTAGACTACATAGACGCGAGGCGGCACATCGGCAGGATTGCCTGTTGTTGCAGGGAGTTGTTCGCCATCGACCTCGAGATGAGCCGCTCGATCTACTTACAAGTCTCACCCATGAGAAGCGATACCTGTGAGGCGTCAAGACTGTTGATCGAGCGGCATAATAATCAGGACATTAACGGACGGTCCGTCGTGAACCTCGGCGCGGCAGTCCAAGCGATAATATAGAACTTGGGGCAGTGCATGGACGACGGGAGATAGGGAAGAAGACGTATGAGCGAACTTGCAAGTTCAATTCTCGTCAGTGTGGTTACCGCTATTCTTGGATGGCTGGGAAAGGGAGCATGGGCTAATCGAAGACGGCTGATGCTGTGCGGGCTTACGAGAATAAATCCAGACGAGATGGTTCGAATCAGCGCTGCCTACTTGTTCAGGATAAGGATTGGTGGAAAGTTCCTTCTGATTAGGGGCAATAGAATCAGGGATCAGTATCAGCCGGTCGGCGGAGTATTCCAGTACTTTGCTGGGGCTGAGCCTGGCTTCAGGGAGATGGGCTGCAATCCAGACGATCGCATGAAAAACTCCTCATCGAATCCTCGCGACCTGAGGGTGATTCTTCCTCGCAAGAACGTCTTGAAGTTCCTTGATTGGTTTGACAGCCGCAAAGACCGCGAAATCACGACCTTACGAGAGTTTTACGAGGAGCTTGTGAAGCCAAAATTTCTCCCAGAATCTTGTGCCCTCAACTTCAACCCGCAGTTTGTCAGACAGTGTGACCGCCAACTCAAATACTCGGAGCATCTTGGCATTAACGAGATTCTCGTGCACGAGGTATACGAGATTGTCTTGAACGAGGAGGATCAGGAGTCGATTTTCTCGTTCATTAACGATCATCCAGCGGGAGCTCTCCTGCTTGTCGACGAGCAGGAGATAAGACGGCGGTCCGTGGAGGTCAATGGGCAGTTCTTTAACATCGCACCTACGGCGGGGAGCATCCTATGAGCGACGAGCGCGTCTATCGGGGATACATGGAGGGCCAGCTGAAGAGGGCTCTAGCTGATATCGAAATCCCGGATAGCTACTACGAGAAGGCGGAGACGGCCTACAACTCCATATGCAACGACCTAACCGACCAGAATTGCGTCCTGTCTACTCTTGGCCCTGAGGCGATACTGCAGGGCTCAATGAGGCTCGGAACGGCAGTGAAGCCCATTGATGAAAACGGTTCGTATGACGTTGACATGGTATGCAACCTGCGTACGCTGTCGAAGTCCGTCACCACCCAGGCGCATGTTAAGAAAGTCGTTGGCGACGAGGTGAAGAAGTATGCGAAGCGGCACGGTATGACAAAACCCCCGCACGAGGGAAAGAGGTGTTGGACGCTCGAATACGTCGACGATGTAAACTTCCATATCGACATCCTTCCGACGATAGACGACACCTCTAACCACGCCGACTGCCTGAGAAATAGAGGCTTCGGCGTTCCTGATGACGCTCGTTATCTTGCACATACCGACAAAAGGCACCCTCGGTACTCAGAGATTTGTTCAGATTGGGCATCTACCAACCCCCGAGGCTATGCACGGTGGTTCTTTAAGGTTGCCGACTTGCGAACCTACAGAGAGCGCCTGGCGAAGGCCCGTAACGTGACCTTTGAGAGCATACGTCCGTACAGGGTTAAAACACCGCTACAGCAGTACGTCCAGTTATTGAAGCGTCACAGGGACGTCTTTCTCTCGAATCAACAAATGAGCCGTGGTCAAATAAGGTCGGTCGTCGTCACGACGCTGGCGGCGAAGGCCTATGAGCAAATTATTCATCATAGTGGCTGGTACAACGATTTCATTGAAGTCGTTCAGGGTCTTTCAACTCACATCCGAAAGACGCCCGATGGCTGTTATGAACTCGTGAACCCAGCCGACCAGTTGGAGAACTTCCTAAAGGACTGGACCGAAGAAGACGCAAATCTTTTCTATCGATGGTGTGAAGCGGTCTCTGACGACCTGGGGCAGCTCCCCTCGACTCTCAAAAAGGGCATATTCAACCGCTACCCCGCGCGCTCGATAAGAGAGTCTCTCGGGTTGCCCAAACAATCTTCCTCTGACTGCAACTGTAAGGGGGTTAGGGGGTATCTCGATAGGTTGCCTCACCACAAGCAGCATGGAGGAATCGAGATTGATCTCCTGTCGATAAAGATCAAAGCGGAGAAGATGAGGAACGGCGGGACCTTCGTTCCCTTCGAGTCTGATACCCCGCTTCCCAAGAACGTCTCACTCCGTTTCAGTGCGGCCGGCGATAATTTCGATGGCTTTACCCTGAAGTGGCAAGTTACGAACGACGGACGGGAGGCGATTGCGGCAAATTGCCTGCGCGGAGACTTCTACCTCAGTGACACCTCCGCCAGGGGACGGAAGGCGAGGGGAGAAAAGACTTACTACATCGGGCGGCACTACGTCGAATGCGTCGCCGAGAAGGATGGCGTGGTCTACGGACGAAGCGACCCCTTTGTGGTGAACATCACCAATGACGATGCTTCTAGAAGGAACTGGTAAAGGCCTTTGGACGCAACGTTGGCCATATGATCAGAGTCACGTAAAAGGTCAATAGATGTGGATATCGGAAATGGACTAGTACTCAAGTTTAATTTGAAAGCCGAACAACATGAAGTTCTTTGATGAAGACCTAAATGGGCAGCTATTGAGCTGGCGGTATTATCCACGGCACTCCTCCTTTCACCGACTGGCAAAACGATTTACACCTAATTTCGTAAATCAGTCACAGGGTTTCATCTTGCCCGTAGTCCGATCTCGCTAAACTAATAACTGCTGCTACCAGGTCATTTTCTGGTACAGCTTCTATTGGCTCCTGCGAAGATCGGAGCGGTTATGTTTACTGCCGCGTTCCACACTAGCCGTCACTACATCCTGTTTACCGCCATGGCCTGCCTATGCGTTTTGCTGGGCGGGCCTTCTTATGCCGCGGGTGCGGAGAGCCTCATCATTGCGGGCGCGACGTACTACGAGCCGGGCGTCTCGGGTCCTGGTTGGGCCTGGACCGATGCCGACCACTTGGAGCTTAACGGCTACGCGGGCGAGGCCATCGGCGCCGACGGCGACCTGGTGCTGACACTTGCCGGGCAAAACTCCGTGACGGAATCGCATGCGCCCGATGCGGACATCACGCTGTGCGGCATGGAGGTGTGGGGCAACCTGACGCTTCGCGGTACCGGGACCCTGACGGCGACGGGCTCACAGTGCGGGATCCACGTCTCGCAGGCGCTCGTGGTGGACGGCTGCACCGTCGATGCCCGGGCAGACGGGTCCGATATTACGGACGAGGCAGTTGCCGGCGTGATCGCAGGCGACATGGCCGTGCGCGGCGGCGGGCGCGTCGTTGCCGCGGGCGCCGGGCCCGGAGCGGGCGTGCACGCCTATGGCGTGTATCTGCAGGATGCGAGCCTTGGCGATGGTGCAGCCGGCTGTCGACTTTCCGTCGACGCCTCGTGGCTCGATGCGACCGGTGCCGACGGCGGCGTTGCTTGCCTGGGCGGGTCGCTTGTGTCCGCTCGGTTTGTGGCGCCTGCCGGCGGGACCTTTGGTGCTTGTGGCGTGGTGGATGCCTCCGGTGCGGTGGCACCGCATGTGGTGGTTAAGCCCGATGTCGTCACGCCTCCGGCGGGGGAGACCGACAGGGGCGAGGTGCCGGGCGATGGAACGGACAAGTCTCCCGCCGATGCAAGCCCCGCTGCTGGAGAGCCCACCACAGGGCCCACGGCAAATCCCTCTCTGAAACCCACGGCCGCGACAACCAAGACAACAACGACAGTAACCAAGGCCACAGTGTCCACGCCGTCCAAGCCCAAACCCGCCACCGCGACCACTTCGGCGCTCCCCAAGACCGTCGACAACAACTGTGTCGTCGCCTCCATGGTGCTTTTCCTGCTGGGGACAGTGTTTCTAGCCGTCGCATATCGCTGCTAGGGCCCCGTTTAAGCGAGACCAGGAGAGAAGCGAAGGCAACTATTGTAGAAGCCTTTAGCCTTCTACTAAATCAATTTCCTAGAAAATAGCGCCGCATCAGCTATCGCAGAGACGGCGCTATTTTCTTTAGCTCGACTGCCTCTCGATCTGTTGCCGATGTTGGCCTTACACCCCATCTGCCAGAGCGATAAGATAATTGCAATCCAAATGTTGCCATTTATAAAGCTTCTTGTTCCACTAAAGGATTGATATATGTCTAATGAAACTAAAGTTGAGGTTGATGATGTAGCCTCGTATATCAAATACATCAACGAGCTTTCACCAACAATAGATGGTGACGCCAGAACAATTGAGTCTACATTTGTGTTTCGTGGACAAGGATCGACTAAGTTTGATCTAGTTCCGTCAATCGGAAGAGACAGTCTTTGGCGTAAACCGGGATGTGACGCCATTTCTCCTATCATAGGCACCCTTAAGCACGAGGCGGATATTATTGAAACTGCCTGCCGCATATTGCCAAATGTTTTTAAACGAGATTTGCTTCCAATTGATCTTTTAGCCTGTCTCCAGCACTACGGAGTCCCCACCAGACTATTAGATGTCACTTCAAACGCGCTTGCCGCCCTCTATTTCGCCTGCGGAAATCTGGATGACGTGGGCGAAGTATTTATCTTTAGGCGACCGGGAGGGGATAAGCAGGAATATCCCATCTGTCAGGCAATCGCGGACTCGTGGCATCTGTTTATGAACTCTAAAGTGTTATCAGACTTTGCTTCACTTGCAATATCTAGACCATACTTTGACTATCAACGTGATCTAGTGCTTTCAAATTGCCCTGAACCAACCGATCAGGCAAAATGGTTTAAGGAGTGCTGCGAAGACACATTATTTGTCTACGGAACTAGATATCTCGATAGGCAAGCCGCCCAGTCGGGGCAATATATCCTTTTCCCAAATGACATTCGTGGTGAAGACCCTTATTTATCGTTTGAGGAATTCATAAGTCCGCTGCCCAAAGACAGTCCCGTAATAGCCGGCCGTTGCATAGTGCCATCTGAAAGGAAAAAATCCCTGCTTATCGAATTGGGCAATCTTGGCGTAACCGAATCCACGCTCTTTCCCGACAGTATTGAGAAGATCTGCTCTGGAATGGTGAGCGAATTTAAAAGAAATCAATATACGTGACGCCAAACGATCGGGTATTCGGAATAAGCCCTTAGCATCCGATTGTCGAGGCGCTTCTTAACGAATCCGGCTCGATTGCCAGGGTCAAATCGTTCTCATGGATTTGGTTTATCAACAAGGAGCGAATCCACGACATAGATCCCGTCCAATGCGGAAAATGGATGTTCTTCTTCTCTCCATTCAAAACCGCCCTCATGGACGACATTGTCGGAACCGCAGTTCTTGATGGCGTCGTCGTAGAGGCCAAATACTCGAACCCCGAAACGCTCATCGCGGCGGGCTCGAAACATGGTGTCTGTTGCTTTTACCTAAACGGTAACGATAGAGTAAGCCATAAGAGGGTACTGAGCTACATGCTGGAAAACGGGCTAATCAGGAAGACAAAGACTGGAAAGCTGTATAACATTTCGTTCAAGTTCGACACTGAGACCTACGCAGGAAAGTACAAGGGGAGCGGCTTCTCCGGAAAGATAAAGCTCGCGGACTTCGTTGACCTGGAGACGGGAGAGTTTATCTTGGACAGCGGGGCGGATTAATGAACTCTGCTTATGCTAGGGATGACGGGACCGTTCGCGTAGCCGTCGAGCGTCCGGTTGACCTTGGCTTTGACCATGCGGAATGCTTGATGCCTGAGGTTAAGTGGTTCAATGGCGAATGTTTTTCTACTGACGATCTGGATTTTTTGACCGAGTTCGTTAGATCAAACGCTCCGTTTATCTTCGAGCTAGCAGAACGGCAAAAAGCCGGACCGGCGGTATCGGCGCTGGCCCCCTGACACTCTACTGTTGAACGGAAAATATCCCATGATTTCGCCTTCCGACATATCCACCGTCGCCTCCCGCGTGCTGGCTCAATACGACGTCAGCGAAGCCTATTTATTTGGCTCGTTTGCCCGAGGCGAGCAAACGCCAGATAGCGATATTGACTTGCGCCTAGTCTGCGGCAACACCATGACGTTCGGCACGCTTTATGAACTCTCCCATGAGCTCGAGAAGGAACTTGGTCGAAAGGTTGATATCGTCACCAACCCACCAGAGCACATGCGCCCGGCCTTCCGCAAAAGCATCGAGCAAGATGAGGTGCTTGTCTATGAAGCTCTGTAAGCAGGACGAAGCGTTAGCGTGCTCCGGCGTGATCAGCAAGTCTGAATTTTGTCGCATACTTCCGGACTCGGCGAGCCTTAGAAGCCAGTATTGAACTCAAACTCGGTTCCAGACACCCTCTTGCTATTTGAATACAGGTATCGCTCTAGCGATAGTATGTTATACTATCGCTAGAGCGATACCTGTTAGGAGACTCGCGTGGAACTGTGGCATGGTTCTCAGAAAATCATTGAGACTCCCCAGCTTGGCCTGGGGAAAATCCATAACGACTATGGACAGGGATTCTATTGCACAGAGAGCCTCGACCTTGCAAGGGAATGGGCATGCTCGCGCGATGCCGATGGCTTTGCGAATCGCTATGAACTCGATATAGCCGATCTCAAAGTTCTCGACTTGCTATCGCCGCAATATTGCGTCCTGCATTGGATAGCGTTGCTCGTTGAGCATCGTTCTTTTCGCAAAGATACCGCCATTGCCGCGGGGGCGTGCGAATATCTCCATGATCACTTTCTACCTCAGACGAGCACTTGCGACGTAATAAGGGGGTGGCGTGCGGACGACTCGTACTTTAGCTATGCCAGAGCTTTTGTAAACAATACGATCACCGTCGATCAGCTTGGACGATCTATGAGGCTCGGTAACCTGGGGGAGCAGATTGTGCTCAAAAGCGAGCGTGCGTTTAAGAGCATTCGTTTTGCTGGATTTGAACGTGCGCAGCAAGCTCTGTATGGTCCATTGGCCAAGGAACGAGATGAAGCGGCAAGGGCGCAGTATCGGGAGCTCCTTGCCGAAAACCCGTTTGAGGGAATACGTATCGTCGATATCATTCGAGAGGGGATGACGGGCGATGACCCACGCCTACAGTGAGATGTATCTCGAGGATGCAATGAGAACGCTGGGCGAGGCGGTCGATTTTGCTCTCTGTGACCAAGGGCTGACTCCAGCCGAGTTGACGGCGATCATGTCGAACGCTCTTGAGATGAAACAGTTTGAGCGCGGTATGCCTCGCGTCGTCTGCGGCATGGCGGGCGACGAGCTCGCGCGCGATATTATCGCCCATGCGGGACTGACCCCCGTCAGATGTAGGGAGACCTATCCGTTCGACCGTTCGCCTCAGTATTGGGCGGGGTGGGTTATGGCCTATACGCAATGGATGAGCAGCTTGGGCTTTAATAAGCTACTCGAAGTCGCTCCGCTCGATTGGATCATCGGCTCGTACCATCCGCTCCACGAGGCCTCCGAAGATAAATTCGCCCAGATTGTCATCGAAAAATGGAACAACGCCCAGGCAGACAAAAAGGGCCTCAAGGCGGCACGAAAGGCTGCCGGACTAACGCAAAAACAGCTCGCCGCCCAATCGGGGGTTAAGCTTCGCGCCATACAACTCTACGAGCAGAACCAGCTCGACCTACGCCGCGCCTCGGTTTCCTCGGCATTGGCGCTTGCAGACACCCTAAACTGCACCATCGAAGACCTCGTCTGGCAACCGATTGCTCTGGAGTACGACTCGCAGGCTATTTCGTCTGTAAAGCTATAGAGGAGTCAGACATGCCTTGGAGCTATGTTCAACAAGATGAAGGCGCTGATTGCGTTGCTCAAGAAGATCATTCAACTGCGCACGTGGCAAATTCAGCATCACCGATTTTGCTCGGCGGCACCACGTCAATCGACGAAGCTATTCGGCTGACCATTTCGAACATGCCCAACGCGCTCAGGCTCTTGGAGAACTCATGATGGCGGACACGAAGCGGGGAGCGCATCCGTTCGCGCCGCTCGTGCTCGATGATGCCGGTTCGCTCGAAGATATGGCCGCGGCCGTGATGCGCCTGCACAGCACGCTGATGACGGTCGGACGCTGCTATACAACCGACGCCACAGGCGACCGGGCCGCGCTTGAGCTTGGATGCGTCGAGTCCGTGCTTGCGGGTGCATTCTGTACGATATTTGGTCAATCGCCGGCCAATCGCTTCGCAGACATCTTTGACCAGGTCACCTACGTGGCCGAGCACATGGTCAAGGACCACATCTTTGAAGACGGTAACAAACGAACCAGCCTTGTCTTTGCGTTGTCCGTCTTAAGGTTCGCAGGCACTCCGGTCGTGCTGTCTGACAGCCCCGAACCAAAAGACAACCAGTACTACGCCTGGATCCAGGACCTCGTTTCCAGTCGCCGCACGAACAGCGAGCTAGCCGAAGAGCTGCGCTGCGGATTCGTTGCGGGCACGGGCGATCTGTCGCTCGTATAGAATCTAAGCATCCGCACGCCGGTTAATGAATTGATTGGACACCACATGGAGATCCCCAGCACCCTGTGCAGTAATGTGTACGACTTCGCGTTTTGCCCCGAGCCCTGCTACGACCGCCTTGTCGACCTCGCCGATCCCGAGGACTGGGGTCCCGGGAACCGCATCCTCAGAAACTACTTGTCGTTTTCGTTTAGCCGCGCGGTGTTCCTGACCGAGCGCGACGTGGACCAGACCGCGCCGTCCAACCTGCCGCTGGTGTTCGACGACGACCGCTGCCTATTCAACACCGG
The DNA window shown above is from Collinsella aerofaciens and carries:
- a CDS encoding DUF3990 domain-containing protein; the protein is MELWHGSQKIIETPQLGLGKIHNDYGQGFYCTESLDLAREWACSRDADGFANRYELDIADLKVLDLLSPQYCVLHWIALLVEHRSFRKDTAIAAGACEYLHDHFLPQTSTCDVIRGWRADDSYFSYARAFVNNTITVDQLGRSMRLGNLGEQIVLKSERAFKSIRFAGFERAQQALYGPLAKERDEAARAQYRELLAENPFEGIRIVDIIREGMTGDDPRLQ
- a CDS encoding nucleotidyltransferase; this translates as MSDERVYRGYMEGQLKRALADIEIPDSYYEKAETAYNSICNDLTDQNCVLSTLGPEAILQGSMRLGTAVKPIDENGSYDVDMVCNLRTLSKSVTTQAHVKKVVGDEVKKYAKRHGMTKPPHEGKRCWTLEYVDDVNFHIDILPTIDDTSNHADCLRNRGFGVPDDARYLAHTDKRHPRYSEICSDWASTNPRGYARWFFKVADLRTYRERLAKARNVTFESIRPYRVKTPLQQYVQLLKRHRDVFLSNQQMSRGQIRSVVVTTLAAKAYEQIIHHSGWYNDFIEVVQGLSTHIRKTPDGCYELVNPADQLENFLKDWTEEDANLFYRWCEAVSDDLGQLPSTLKKGIFNRYPARSIRESLGLPKQSSSDCNCKGVRGYLDRLPHHKQHGGIEIDLLSIKIKAEKMRNGGTFVPFESDTPLPKNVSLRFSAAGDNFDGFTLKWQVTNDGREAIAANCLRGDFYLSDTSARGRKARGEKTYYIGRHYVECVAEKDGVVYGRSDPFVVNITNDDASRRNW
- a CDS encoding nucleotidyltransferase family protein, whose amino-acid sequence is MISPSDISTVASRVLAQYDVSEAYLFGSFARGEQTPDSDIDLRLVCGNTMTFGTLYELSHELEKELGRKVDIVTNPPEHMRPAFRKSIEQDEVLVYEAL
- a CDS encoding helix-turn-helix domain-containing protein, whose amino-acid sequence is MTHAYSEMYLEDAMRTLGEAVDFALCDQGLTPAELTAIMSNALEMKQFERGMPRVVCGMAGDELARDIIAHAGLTPVRCRETYPFDRSPQYWAGWVMAYTQWMSSLGFNKLLEVAPLDWIIGSYHPLHEASEDKFAQIVIEKWNNAQADKKGLKAARKAAGLTQKQLAAQSGVKLRAIQLYEQNQLDLRRASVSSALALADTLNCTIEDLVWQPIALEYDSQAISSVKL
- a CDS encoding Fic family protein, giving the protein MMADTKRGAHPFAPLVLDDAGSLEDMAAAVMRLHSTLMTVGRCYTTDATGDRAALELGCVESVLAGAFCTIFGQSPANRFADIFDQVTYVAEHMVKDHIFEDGNKRTSLVFALSVLRFAGTPVVLSDSPEPKDNQYYAWIQDLVSSRRTNSELAEELRCGFVAGTGDLSLV
- a CDS encoding FRG domain-containing protein, translating into MSNETKVEVDDVASYIKYINELSPTIDGDARTIESTFVFRGQGSTKFDLVPSIGRDSLWRKPGCDAISPIIGTLKHEADIIETACRILPNVFKRDLLPIDLLACLQHYGVPTRLLDVTSNALAALYFACGNLDDVGEVFIFRRPGGDKQEYPICQAIADSWHLFMNSKVLSDFASLAISRPYFDYQRDLVLSNCPEPTDQAKWFKECCEDTLFVYGTRYLDRQAAQSGQYILFPNDIRGEDPYLSFEEFISPLPKDSPVIAGRCIVPSERKKSLLIELGNLGVTESTLFPDSIEKICSGMVSEFKRNQYT